The DNA region CTTGGAATATTTTTTATCGATTATATTCAAAATTGCTTAGAATGAAAATTAGACGGATAAATTTGTTTTATCACTAAAAAAAGAGTATAATATTAGAGTGAAAGTGAAAATAAAAAAGAGGGATGCATGTTGAAAAAGACACTCGTTTTAGAAACTGATTACATGACACTGGGGCAAGTCTTAAAAGAAGTCGATGTGATAAGCAGCGGTGGCCAAGCAAAATGGTACCTAGCTGAGAATAGTGTATTCGTAGATGGGGAATTAGAGAATCGCCGCGGTAGAAAATTATATGCTGGTATGATGATCGAGATACCTGAAGAAGGTACTTTTTTTATGGTGAAAAAAGGCGAGGCAGCGGATGAGACTGAATGAAATCGCAGTGCAGCACTACCGTAATTATGATGGGCTAACGCTGGATTTCCCTAAAACCTTGAATATTTTCCTAGGAGAAAATGCACAAGGCAAAACCAACTTGCTGGAAAGTATTTATGTGCTGGCGATGACTCGCAGCCACAGAACCAGCAACGAAAAAGAGCTGATCCACTGGGATTCCGATTCGGCAAAAATCAGCGGTGTCATCGAGAAAAAGACTGGAACGATTCCGCTTGAAATCATTATTTCGACGAAAGGACGTAAGACGAAGGTCAATCATATTGAGCAAAAACGTCTAAGTTCATACATAGGTCAGCTGAATGTGATTTTATTTGCGCCGGAGGATCTGTCTCTTGTGAAAGGCTCACCTCAGCTGCGACGTAAATTCATCGATATGGAATTGGGACAGGTCAATCCGATTTATTTATATGATCTGGTCCAGTATCAATCTGTTTTGAAGCAGCGGAATCAATATTTGAAGCAATTAGCTGAGAAAAAACAATCAGACCTTGTTTATTTAGATATTCTGACAGAACAGCTGGCGGAATTTGGCGGCAAAGTCTTATTTGCCCGTTTGGAGTTCATCAAGAAACTGGAACACTGGGCGAATTTGCTGCACAAAAAAATCAGCCATGAAAAAGAAGAGCTGTTGATCGAGTATTTTTCAAGTATTCCAATAGATAAAGAAAATTTTTCACTAGAAGAACTGCAAAAACAATTACTGCAAAGCGTGAACGAAAATCGTAAACGTGAATTGTTCAAAGCTAATACTTTTCTAGGTCCTCATCGGGATGATCTGATTTTTAATGTGAATGGTCAAAATGTCCAGACTTATGGATCACAAGGACAGCAAAGAACGACTGCGTTAAGTGTGAAGCTTGCAGAAATTGATTTAATGTATTCAGAAACAGGGGAATATCCTGTTCTGTTATTGGATGACGTCATGAGTGAATTAGACAATGAACGGCAATTACACCTACTAGAAACGATTGAAGGAAAGGTCCAGACATTTTTAACTACTACAAGTTTGGACCATTTAAACAATAAATTAACTGTTGAGCCGGATATATTTTATGTTCATCAGGGAGAGATAGAGAGGGAAGCATCTATATGACAGAAGAAGAAAAAAACATGAAAGAACGCGCCCAGGAATATGATGCCAGTCAGATTCAGGTATTAGAAGGTCTAGAAGCGGTTCGTAAGCGTCCAGGGATGTACATCGGATCAACTAGCTCAGAAGGGTTACATCACTTAGTTTGGGAGATCGTGGATAATTCGATCGATGAGGCCTTAGCAGGTTTTGCGACAAGTATTCAAGTGATCATTGAGCCTGATAACAGTATCACAGTGGTCGATGATGGTCGGGGAATTCCAGTTGATATCCAAGCAAAAACAGGACGTCCTGCCGTTGAGACAGTCTTTACTGTACTTCATGCCGGAGGTAAATTCGGCGGCGGCGGATATAAAGTATCCGGCGGACTGCATGGGGTTGGTTCCTCCGTTGTTAATGCACTTTCAACAACTTTGGATGTAAAAGTGTATAAAGATGGAAAAGTTCATTATCAAGAGTTTCATCGCGGAGCAGTTGTCGATGACCTGAAAGTGATCGAAGAAACAGATCGTCATGGAACTACTGTCCATTTTGTACCAGATCCTGAAATTTTTACTGAAACAACAACATTTAATTTTGATAAATTAGCTACACGTGTGAGAGAATTGGCTTTCTTGAATCGCGGTTTAAAAATCTCGATCGAAGATAAACGTGAAGAAACACCTGTTTTGAAAGAGTATCACTATGAAGGCGGGATCAAGAGTTATGTTGAACATTTAAATGCCAACAAAGATGTTCTATTTCCTGAACCGATCTTTATTGAAGGCGAACAACAAGATATTACTGTAGAAGTTTCTATGCAGTATACAGACGGTTATCATTCAAATATCTTGAGCTTTGCAAACAATATCCATACGTATGAAGGCGGAACGCATGAGTCTGGTTTTAAAACGTCCTTGACCCGTGTGATCAATGATTACGCCCGTAAACAAAAAATCATGAAAGAAAATGATGAAAACTTAACAGGGGAAGATGTTCGTGAAGGATTGACTGCTGTTATTTCGATCAAGCATCCGGAACCTCAGTTTGAAGGGCAAACAAAAACAAAACTGGGAAATTCAGAAGTACGTACAGTTACTGACCGTTTATTCTCAGAGTATTTCACAAAGTTCTTGATGGAAAACCCTACAGTTGGTAAACAAATCGTCGAAAAAGGCTTATTAGCTTCTAAAGCACGTTTGGCAGCTAAAAGAGCTCGTGAAGTCACTCGTCGTAAAGGCGCGCTTGAAATCAGCAATCTGCCTGGTAAATTAGCAGACTGTTCAAGTAAAGATCCTGAAAAATGCGAAATTTTTATCGTCGAAGGAGATTCAGCCGGCGGTTCTGCTAAACAAGGACGTAGCCGTGAATTCCAAGCGATCTTACCGATTCGTGGGAAAATCCTGAATGTTGAAAAAGCCAGCATGGATAAAATTTTAGCTAATGAAGAAATCCGTTCATTATTTACAGCGATGGGGACAGGATTTGGTGCTGATTTTGATGTATCAAAAGCTCGTTACCATAAATTAGTGATCATGACAGATGCCGATGTCGATGGTGCACATATTCGTACCTTATTGTTGACATTATTCTACCGTTTCATGCGTCCTGTGGTTGAAGCAGGTTACGTTTATATTGCTCAACCGCCATTATATGGGGTAAAACAAGGGAAAAACATTACCTACGTTCAACCTGGTAAACATGCAGAAGAAGAGCTTGCAAGAGTCTTAGAATCATTACCAGCGAGTCCAAAACCAAGTGTTCAACGTTATAAAGGTCTTGGAGAAATGGATGATCATCAGTTATGGGAAACAACGATGGATCCTGAAAGACGATTAATGTCACGTGTCAGTGTCGATGATGCGATCGAAGCAGATCGGATTTTTGAAATGTTGATGGGAGATCGTGTAGAACCGCGCCGTGCGTTTATTGAAGAAAACGCTCATTACGTGAAAAACTTAGATATTTAGTGATAAGAAGGAGATAAGTTCATGAGTGAAGAAGTGAAAGAAAACATTCAAGACGTCAATCTGACCAGTGAAATGAAAGAATCCTTCATTGATTATGCGATGAGTGTTATCGTAGCTCGGGCATTGCCGGATGTACGTGACGGGTTGAAACCTGTCCACCGCCGTATTTTGTATGGAATGAATGAGTTAGGTGTAACACCTGATAAGCCACATAAGAAATCTGCCCGTGTTGTTGGGGATGTAATGGGTAAGTATCACCCGCATGGTGACTCCTCGATTTATGAAGCGATGGTTCGTATGGCTCAGCCGTTTAGTTACCGCAGTATGCTGGTCGATGGGCACGGAAACTTTGGTTCTGTCGATGGTGATGGTGCCGCGGCGATGCGTTATACCGAAGCTAGAATGAGTAAAATTGCGTTGGAGATGCTGCGTGATATCAATAAAGATACTGTTGATTTCCATGGGAACTATGATGATTCTGAACAAGAGCCGGATGTATTGCCAGCCCGTTTCCCTAACCTTTTGGTCAACGGAACAACTGGGATCGCTGTTGGGATGGCGACAAATATTCCACCGCACAACTTAGCTGAAGTCATTGAAGCGACTAATTTGTTGATGGACAATCCAGAGATTACAACCAATGAACTGATGGAAGTATTGCCTGGACCGGATTTTCCAACTGGCGGTTTAGTTATGGGCAAATCAGGCATTCGTCGTGCGTATGAGACTGGTCGGGGATCGATCACAGTTCGTGCAAAAGTAGATATTACAGAGATGCCTAATGGGAAAGAACGTATTTTGGTATCAGAGTTGCCTTATATGGTCAACAAAGCCAAATTGATCGAACGAATTTCAGAGCTGCACCGTGAAAAGAGAATCGAAGGAATCACAGATTTACGTGATGAATCCTCTCGTGAAGGAATGCGGATCGTTATTGATGTCCGTCGTGATGTCAGTGCCTCTGTTATTTTAAACAATCTTTACAAGATGACGTCATTACAAACATCATTTGGTTTTAATATGTTGGCAATTGAAAAAGGTGTGCCAAAAATCCTAAGCTTAAAACAAATTCTTGAGAATTATGTAGAGCACCAAAAAGAAGTGATTACTCGCCGTACTGAATTTGATAAGAAAAAAGCAGAAGCACGCGCACATATCTTAGAAGGTTTACGTATTGCCTTAGATCATATCGATGAAATCATTTCGATCATCCGAAATTCTAGAGCAGATGATGAAGCAAAAGCATCATTGATCGAGCGCTTTGAATTTTCTGATCGTCAGGCTCAAGCAATTTTAGACATGCGTTTACGTAGTTTAACTGGCTTGCAGCGTGATAAAGTCGAAAATGAATATCAAGAGTTACTGAAATTTATCGCTGATATGAATGATATTTTAGCTCGTCCAGAACGTGTTATCGAAATCATCAAAACTGAATTAGGCGATATCCGTGATAAATATGGAGATGCTCGTCGTACTGAACTTTTAGTTGGTGAAGTTTTGAGTTTAGAAGATGAAGACTTGATCGAAGAAGAAGAGGTCGTGATCACATTAACCAATAACGGCTATATCAAGCGTGTAGCAAACAGTGAATTCAGAGCACAACGCCGTGGAGGTCGTGGTGTTCAGGGAATGGGTGTCCATGATGATGATTTTGTGAAAAATCTAGTGTCATGTTCAACACACGATACGTTATTATTCTTCACGAATAATGGGAAAGTTTACCGTGCGAAAGGCTATGAAATTCCTGAATACGGTAGAACAGCCAAAGGTATCCCTGTGATCAATATGCTGGGTATTGACTCTAGTGAGAAGATCCAAGCGATCATCGCAGTCGAAGGCAAAGCGGAAGACGGACATTATCTGTTCTTTACTACACGTAAAGGAACAGTTAAACGTACAGCTGTAACAGCCTTTTCAAATATCAGAAGTAATGGTCTGATCGCGATCGGTTTGAAAGAAGATGATGAGTTAGTCAATGTTGTCTTAACTAACGGAGAACAAAATATGATCATCGGTACGCATAATGGTTATTCTGTTACTTTTGCTGAAACAGCTGTCCGGGATATGGGACGTACAGCATCAGGTGTTCGCGGTATTCGTCTGAGAGAAGATGATTACGTTGTAGGAGCCTCTTTATTGGATGCTGACACGGAAGTTCTTGTGTTGACGGAAAATGGTTACGGTAAGCGGACAAAAGCCTCTGAGTACCCTGTAAAAGGCCGTGGTGGTAAAGGAATCAAGACAGCTAATATCACAGCCAAAAATGGACCATTAGCTGGACTTACAACTGTTCGCGGAGATGAAGATATTCTAGTGATCACTAATAAAGGTGTCATCATTCGATTCAATGTCGATTCTGTCTCTCAAACTGGTAGAGCAACCCTAGGTGTTCGCTTGATGAGAATGGAAGAAGATGCAAAAGTTGTAACGATGGCAGTGGTTGAACCTGAGCCGGATGAAATCGTTGAAGAAGTCGAAAATGCTGAAATAACAGTAGTTGAAACTGAAACAACAGAAGCAGATACGTCTACAGAAGAATAAGAAACTGAATGAATTAAACAATAAAAAAACACAACTATTTTCTCTAAAAGAGAGGGTCGTTGTGTTTTTTTATTATTACTTATTATTTCTAAAAAAACTAAATTATATTTCTTTTGTTTTAGTTAAAAGTGTGTTTATAATAAAAAATAAGAATAAGTGTGAGGTGAAGAGATGATTCAAGAAAAATTACTATTAACTAAAACTTTTTCAAAGCAATTAAATATAGGCACTGCATTATCCAACTTCATCGAAAATATACTTGAAATATTCGGCGATAAGACAACTGTGCTGGAGCGCAGACCAATCACCTTTTCTGAATATTTTTATGTAGAGTTGATCACCTTTACCAACGGATTTCAAGTAAGAACGAGTTTAAAAAGAAATCCGACATCCTTTGAGATCGAAGCGAAAGCTTATTCTGAACCAAATCATGCTTATTTATCCAATTTAACGATCGAAGAGCTCAGCATGATGCGTTCTTTAGTAAAAAAAGAAAGAGAACAGGTTATAGAGCAAAGATATTCTGATGTAGACCAAGGAGAATTAGCAGTTCTTTCTTCCTTGTTTATGAAATTAAAGATCATTACTGGAGAGATCATATAAAAAAGACGCTGAAATAAGCGTCTTTTTACTATTTAGATATCCGTTTCATTAGCGTACAACGTCCTACACTAATCAACTCTTTCGACTCATTAAAAATTTTTCCTTCCCAAACTTGCAATGAACCACCAATATGATTTGGTTTAGCAACGACAGTCAATGTTCCGTCTAGTACACTTTTTAAATGATTGACTTGAAGATCAACACCGACAGCATAAGCATTTTCAGTAGAGAATTGTTCATTCGCCCCCATACTACAAGCTGTTTCGATCAATACAGCATTGATGCCTCCATGGACAATTCCATAGGGCTGTTTATGGAAAGATGCGACATTCATCGTTAAGGTAACTTTTTCTTTTGTTAACTCTTTCGTATGTATTTGCAGATGCTCCAATAAATTCATGTATCTCCGTCCTTTCTAAAAAACTAGTGATCAATTACGAATGGATTGTTTCGAGAAAAGCAATTGCTGACGTTACTATTACATTGTGATAGTCCAGAGAGTCAAAATAAAAAATACGTTCTTTAGAATAATCTCCACTATCAAATTGTTTTTGTAAGCCAGGGACACAGAGAATAGCCTCTGCATTTTGAGAAATTTGGTGGATATCTGCGATGGAGTCATCAAGGACAACTGTCCATGGCGCAGCTCTTTTTTGTAATTCTCTATTTAATTCTTTGACCAATTTATTCTGCTTAAACATTCCTAAAATATTTCCATCAGGAAGTTTATTTCTCCCAAACATAGGTGTACTCTGATAAACAACAACCGCTCGGTACAAATAATCACTCCTATTTCTATTTTCTTGAAGCTATTACTATCAATGATAACGGAGTTTTGGATGAACGACAAGAACAAGCAAGTTCATATGAATTGTTGTATGCAAGATGAAATAAATAAAGTTAAGAAATTATGTGTATTTTTTAGTATAATCTGATTGTGTAGTTTATAGCGAATAATAAGAGAAGAGGAATAGGATATGGGATGTTTAGGAAATATTATCTGGTTTATTTTTGGTGGATTCATTGGTGGAGTGACCTGGCTTTTAGCTGGAATTCTTTGGTGTATCACGATCGTGGGAATACCGATAGGCTTACAATGCTTCAAATTAGCAGGCTTGAGCTTTTGGCCATTTGGGAAAGATGTTGTCTACAGCACAAGTAGTGTATCATTTTTAGTAAATATCTTATGGTTGATCTTCAGTGGTTTTTGGCTA from Enterococcus sp. 9D6_DIV0238 includes:
- the recF gene encoding DNA replication/repair protein RecF (All proteins in this family for which functions are known are DNA-binding proteins that assist the filamentation of RecA onto DNA for the initiation of recombination or recombinational repair.), translated to MRLNEIAVQHYRNYDGLTLDFPKTLNIFLGENAQGKTNLLESIYVLAMTRSHRTSNEKELIHWDSDSAKISGVIEKKTGTIPLEIIISTKGRKTKVNHIEQKRLSSYIGQLNVILFAPEDLSLVKGSPQLRRKFIDMELGQVNPIYLYDLVQYQSVLKQRNQYLKQLAEKKQSDLVYLDILTEQLAEFGGKVLFARLEFIKKLEHWANLLHKKISHEKEELLIEYFSSIPIDKENFSLEELQKQLLQSVNENRKRELFKANTFLGPHRDDLIFNVNGQNVQTYGSQGQQRTTALSVKLAEIDLMYSETGEYPVLLLDDVMSELDNERQLHLLETIEGKVQTFLTTTSLDHLNNKLTVEPDIFYVHQGEIEREASI
- the gyrB gene encoding DNA topoisomerase (ATP-hydrolyzing) subunit B, with translation MTEEEKNMKERAQEYDASQIQVLEGLEAVRKRPGMYIGSTSSEGLHHLVWEIVDNSIDEALAGFATSIQVIIEPDNSITVVDDGRGIPVDIQAKTGRPAVETVFTVLHAGGKFGGGGYKVSGGLHGVGSSVVNALSTTLDVKVYKDGKVHYQEFHRGAVVDDLKVIEETDRHGTTVHFVPDPEIFTETTTFNFDKLATRVRELAFLNRGLKISIEDKREETPVLKEYHYEGGIKSYVEHLNANKDVLFPEPIFIEGEQQDITVEVSMQYTDGYHSNILSFANNIHTYEGGTHESGFKTSLTRVINDYARKQKIMKENDENLTGEDVREGLTAVISIKHPEPQFEGQTKTKLGNSEVRTVTDRLFSEYFTKFLMENPTVGKQIVEKGLLASKARLAAKRAREVTRRKGALEISNLPGKLADCSSKDPEKCEIFIVEGDSAGGSAKQGRSREFQAILPIRGKILNVEKASMDKILANEEIRSLFTAMGTGFGADFDVSKARYHKLVIMTDADVDGAHIRTLLLTLFYRFMRPVVEAGYVYIAQPPLYGVKQGKNITYVQPGKHAEEELARVLESLPASPKPSVQRYKGLGEMDDHQLWETTMDPERRLMSRVSVDDAIEADRIFEMLMGDRVEPRRAFIEENAHYVKNLDI
- the yaaA gene encoding S4 domain-containing protein YaaA, with product MKKTLVLETDYMTLGQVLKEVDVISSGGQAKWYLAENSVFVDGELENRRGRKLYAGMMIEIPEEGTFFMVKKGEAADETE
- the gyrA gene encoding DNA gyrase subunit A, encoding MSEEVKENIQDVNLTSEMKESFIDYAMSVIVARALPDVRDGLKPVHRRILYGMNELGVTPDKPHKKSARVVGDVMGKYHPHGDSSIYEAMVRMAQPFSYRSMLVDGHGNFGSVDGDGAAAMRYTEARMSKIALEMLRDINKDTVDFHGNYDDSEQEPDVLPARFPNLLVNGTTGIAVGMATNIPPHNLAEVIEATNLLMDNPEITTNELMEVLPGPDFPTGGLVMGKSGIRRAYETGRGSITVRAKVDITEMPNGKERILVSELPYMVNKAKLIERISELHREKRIEGITDLRDESSREGMRIVIDVRRDVSASVILNNLYKMTSLQTSFGFNMLAIEKGVPKILSLKQILENYVEHQKEVITRRTEFDKKKAEARAHILEGLRIALDHIDEIISIIRNSRADDEAKASLIERFEFSDRQAQAILDMRLRSLTGLQRDKVENEYQELLKFIADMNDILARPERVIEIIKTELGDIRDKYGDARRTELLVGEVLSLEDEDLIEEEEVVITLTNNGYIKRVANSEFRAQRRGGRGVQGMGVHDDDFVKNLVSCSTHDTLLFFTNNGKVYRAKGYEIPEYGRTAKGIPVINMLGIDSSEKIQAIIAVEGKAEDGHYLFFTTRKGTVKRTAVTAFSNIRSNGLIAIGLKEDDELVNVVLTNGEQNMIIGTHNGYSVTFAETAVRDMGRTASGVRGIRLREDDYVVGASLLDADTEVLVLTENGYGKRTKASEYPVKGRGGKGIKTANITAKNGPLAGLTTVRGDEDILVITNKGVIIRFNVDSVSQTGRATLGVRLMRMEEDAKVVTMAVVEPEPDEIVEEVENAEITVVETETTEADTSTEE
- a CDS encoding YccF domain-containing protein, translating into MGCLGNIIWFIFGGFIGGVTWLLAGILWCITIVGIPIGLQCFKLAGLSFWPFGKDVVYSTSSVSFLVNILWLIFSGFWLAVGHCISGIILCVTIIGIPFGMQSFKLAKLALMPFGAQVVVTR
- a CDS encoding PaaI family thioesterase → MNLLEHLQIHTKELTKEKVTLTMNVASFHKQPYGIVHGGINAVLIETACSMGANEQFSTENAYAVGVDLQVNHLKSVLDGTLTVVAKPNHIGGSLQVWEGKIFNESKELISVGRCTLMKRISK